From the genome of Orcinus orca chromosome 5, mOrcOrc1.1, whole genome shotgun sequence, one region includes:
- the P2RY13 gene encoding P2Y purinoceptor 13, which translates to MNDTVMKGFNGSERCPRDMKAAHLVFPAIYTVVFFMGTLLNTLALWVFIHIPSSSTFIVYLKNTLVADLIMTLMLPFKILSDARLGPWQLRAFVCRFSAVVFYETMYVGITLLGLIAFDRFLKIIRPFGKFFVQKPAFAKVVSTLIWLFLFLLSLPNMILSNKEATPSSVKKCASLKGPLGLKWHEVVNYISQFIFWTVFVLMLLCYMVIAKKVYNSYRKSKRKGSKNSKRLEGKVFVVVAVFFVCFAPFHFARVPYTHSQTNRKTDCRLQNQLFLAKETTLFLAATNICMDPLIYIFLCKKFTERLPCMKGRKIAASTQENPTSQSDNITLS; encoded by the coding sequence ATGAACGACACAGTGATGAAGGGCTTCAATGGGTCTGAGAGGTGCCCCAGGGACATGAAGGCAGCGCACCTGGTATTCCCAGCCATCTACACTGTCGTTTTCTTCATGGGCACCCTGCTGAACACTTTGGCCCTGTGGGTGTTCATTCACATCCCCAGCTCCTCCACCTTCATTGTCTACCTCAAAAATACTCTGGTGGCCGACTTGATCATGACGCTCATGCTTCCGTTTAAAATCCTCTCAGACGCGCGCCTCGGACCCTGGCAGCTCAGAGCCTTTGTGTGTCGTTTCTCTGCCGTCGTCTTTTATGAGACCATGTATGTGGGCATCACACTGCTGGGGCTCATAGCCTTTGACAGGTTCCTCAAGATCATCAGACCTTTTGGAAAATTTTTCGTACAAAAACCTGCTTTTGCAAAAGTGGTCTCAACCCTCATCTGGCTCTTTTtgttcctcctctccctgccaaATATGATCTTAAGCAACAAGGAAGCAACACCGTCATCTGTGAAAAAGTGTGCCTCCTTAAAGGGTCCTCTTGGGCTGAAATGGCATGAAGTGgtgaactacatttcccagttcATTTTCTGGACTGTTTTTGTCCTAATGCTTCTATGCTATATGGTGATTGCAAAAAAGGTATACAATTCTTATAGAAAGTCCAAGAGGAAGGGCAGCAAAAACAGCAAAAGGCTAGAAGGTAAAGTATTTGTTGTCGTGGCTGTCTTCTTTGTGTGTTTCGCTCCATTTCATTTCGCCAGAGTCCCATATACTCACAGTCAAACCAACCGTAAGACTGACTGTCGATTGCAAAATCAACTGTTTCTAGCTAAAGAAACCACCCTTTTTTTGGCAGCAACTAACATTTGCATGGATcccttaatatatatattcttatgtaAAAAATTCACAGAGAGGCTACCATGTATGAAAGGGAGAAAGATTGCAGCATCCACCCAGGAAAATCCTACGAGTCAGTCAGACAATATAACCCTAAGCTGA
- the P2RY12 gene encoding P2Y purinoceptor 12 — translation MDNLTTAAGNGSLCTRDYKITQVLFPLFYTVLFFVGLITNSLAMRIFFQIHSKSNFIIFLKNTVISDLLMILTFPFKILSDAKLGTGPLRAFVCQVTSVVFYFTMYISISFLGLITIDRYQKTTRPFKTSNPNNLLGAKILSVVIWAFMFLLSLPNMILTNRRPSDKNVKKCSFLKSEFGLVWHEIVNYICQVIFWINFLIVIVCYTLITKELYKSYVRTRGVGKVPKKKVNIKVFIIIAVFFICFVPFHFARIPYTLSQTRDVFDCSAENTLFYVKESTLWLTSLNACLDPFIYFFLCKSFKKSLMSMLRCSNSASHKNRKKGQDGGDPSEETPM, via the coding sequence ATGGACAACCTCACCACTGCGGCTGGGAATGGCAGCCTGTGCACCCGAGATTACAAAATCACCCAGGTCCTCTTCCCGCTCTTCTATACCGTGCTGTTTTTCGTTGGACTCATCACAAACAGCCTGGCAATGAGGATTTTCTTTCAAATCCACAGTAAAtccaactttattattttccttaagaACACAGTCATTTCTGATCTTCTCATGATTCTGACTTTTCCATTCAAAATCCTCAGCGATGCCAAACTGGGAACAGGACCGCTGAGAGCCTTCGTGTGCCAAGTGACCTCCGTTGTATTTTATTTCACGATGTATATCAGTATCTCATTCCTAGGACTGATAACTATCGATCGCTACCAGAAGACCACCAGGCCATTTAAAACATCCAACCCCAACAATCTCCTGGGGGCTAAGATTCTCTCTGTCGTCATCTGGGCATTCATGTTCTTACTCTCCTTGCCTAACATGATTCTGACCAACAGGAGGCCCAGTGACAAGAATGTGAAGAAATGCTCATTCCTGAAATCAGAGTTTGGTCTGGTCTGGCATGAAATAGTCAATTACATCTGTCAAGTCATTTTCTGGATTAATTTTCTAATTGTCATTGTATGCTACACGCTCATTACAAAAGAACTGTACAAGTCATACGTGAGAACGAGGGGCGTCGGCAAAGTCCCCAAGAAAAAGGTAAACATCAAAGTTTTCATTATCattgctgtattttttatttgtttcgtTCCTTTCCATTTTGCCCGAATTCCCTACACCCTGAGTCAAACCCGGGATGTCTTTGACTGCTCTGCTGAGAATACTCTGTTCTACGTCAAAGAGAGCACCCTCTGGTTAACGTCCTTAAACGCGTGCCTGGATCCATTCATCTACTTTTTCCTTTGCAAATCCTTCAAAAAGTCCTTGATGAGTATGCTGAGATGCTCCAATTCTGCATCccataaaaacaggaaaaaaggacAGGATGGTGGTGACCCAAGTGAAGAGACCCCAATGTAA